ACAATTTTTATTGGTTGAAACACTTCACAAAGTTACGAGAACATTTTATCTTTGATGCATAATTAAAAGTTATATAGTGAAACATATTATTTCAAAAAACAACGACACAACATATTACTGAAACCCTATTATATGACTAGAAAAATTATATTTACTGAAACATCGTGCAAATTGTATTTTGGGGCATCCTGTTTTGGAACATATTAGCTTAGGCTTGGACATAGGCAGCCTGGCTGACGGTCTGAGCCCAAAATCACGATGGTCAGGCCAGCCTTGGGCTCCATGTCCAAATACCTAAAACTGGCACTTAAAAAAAAACATACGAAGAATATAAAAAAGCATACAGAATAATGTATTTGTATATATTACTTtctctgttcacttttgtaagtcatttaaGGCAACTGAAATTGAACTGTTTTAGGTGTTGTCTTAAATGTTTAAAAGGTCTTACaaaagtgaatggagggagtataaaacatttCGGGACTATATAATGACGCTGGGTTTCACTGTGTTATGGGCCAGACCCATTCTGTTTTCTTTCAACGGGTTTGTTCCATTTTAGGTGGCTTTTCATTGGCTTCCTCCATTATTATTTTCCTTCTGCTTTCTCTCTAGTACCCATTTCTTTTCTTTCTATTGGTTTATTAAGGGTCCTCCCATGGTATTTCCTTTTTGTTTTCCTCTATTATGTTTTTCtttaacttttttttcaaattcatgtgcATTCTTTAATTTACAAAAAAAAACCATGAACAATTTTAAAACGAACATGATTTTTCGAAATTCGAGAATATTTCAAAAACTACCTAATATTTTTTAACTGAATGAaacatttttaaatttcatgaacacttttagatttttttgagaatttttaaaATTAAAAAATTATATATTAAGTATAAGAATATTTATTAAAATTAACCAACATTTCGGTAAAATCTTGAAtatattttaaaataaacaatatatTTAAAATTTCGAATAAAATATCCAAatggaagaaaaaacaaaaaaaaagctgAAAATGGGAAGTTTTTTTTTGAGGCAAGGGAAGTGTCTGCACGTAAAGCACGTAGCTGGTGTAATCCGAACTGGGCTAGCCCATAATAGCCCGCGCATGTGCGGCACAATCAGGAGAGCAACTAGTCCGCGCCGGAGCCCCCCAAGGGTCCCTTGGGGTGAGAGCGGACTAAGTGGCACGTTGCTGCCACATGTCGTACGTTagacttttttcaaaatttcatttttcatttttctatACAAGTTTTCGGGTTTTACATGGGTATTTTCCTTTTTTCGGCTTTTCGGTTTCCTTTCAGTTTTCACTAGGTttggaagaaaaataaaatttaaaaaatgcattttttttgtgcttccacgagaagcacatatttacttcttgaagaggcatagatttgcttcagtgagaagcacaactgtgcttcGTCGATAAGAAAAAAAAATGTTTGTTTGCTTGCACGGGAAACATAAATTTGCTTCTTGTGAATGTAAAAGCAtagatttgcttctcgtggaggtaCTAGTTTGGTTTGCTTCCGCGCTGTGCTTCTCGAAAAGGaattttttttcttccacgagaagCACAGATTTGCTTCTCGTGAGAGGCATAATTGTGTTTCTTGGGAAAAAACATGCTTCCAGGTCTagattttttcttctgttttttcgtgaaaaaagttcGTCGGAATCTATTAGAGCATGTACAGTGATTGACAAGATAGTCTTACCTTAAGATTTACATGTAATTTAAAGATGACAATAAAAACACGTCTGCAATGTGTCatttcttagccttatcttcaataactagctattcctaGAAACTTGATGAGACATATTATACTAAGAGATCGTCTCTATTTAAATAATAGAAGGCAGACATTTTttttatgatttctctctcctccacgtCAACACTTAACCTATATGACACCTCTAAGATAGCAacattgtacatgccctttatatgggatctagttttgaagatcttatCGCGTGAAATCCAATGATGAAAATGTTTCGGGATTTAGACACACGGTTCAAGAGAAAACGTTTAAAAGTATCTACGAAAAGAGGATGCGTCACTTGTCAACGCTTGAAGGTGTGGGTGATCTTTATAAGGGATatattttcttttttgagaaataTAAGGGATATCTCTTAACTAGTTTTCTTTTTTAGACAAATACTATCTTTTAACTTGTGATTTCGCGGATGTGGAAGCTTTTAAAGCTGAAACATAATTctgcatgggccggcccattccTACAAGGGCTATAAGGGCATGTACATTAGTTTAGACAATCCCATCTGTAGCAATCATATGTAGACATCAATAAAGACCCCCTGTACAACAGATTAGTCTATTTTCCGTCTGTAGCTGCCTCAAAATTAGGGACAGAAAAATAAATCTTGTATTCTATCGTGGAACATGGGAACCGCAGTTGGGCGGGGCTGTTAGCAAATTAACGACCCCACTGTCATAGACACGACCCCATCAAACATTTTTTCTAGCTTCGTCCCTGGACACGCCCTACCTACACCCTGGCCGTTCGAAATCCGAAATCCAACGTCGACCGCAGCATGCAGCAGCGATTCGAAATCCGAAATGTCCGCGCCGCCCGTATAGCTCGCGCACGAACGTAGCCAAGAAATACGCCATCTGCATTAACTGCGCCTGCCTGGTTTCAAATTTTCATCTTTTTTCCCGATCCAACTTCAACTTCGTCCCAGGAGCGGTACAGCCAGgagaggggagggaggaggagcggCCGGCCGGCGATCGATATGCACGTGTGCTTCCGTGGCGGCGCCGGCGACAGCAGGGCCGCCAGGTCCATCAGGGGCTTGGCCAAGAACGTACGTACCCCGCGCATTGGTTGTTGTGTGTTGCTTGCCTGCTGATTAGTTTGTCTCCCACTCTTGTGTTGCTTTCAGATGAAGGCCATGTCTCTCAAGGCGAAGGCGGCCGGGGGCGTCGGTCATGCGCGGCGGAGGCAGCGGAGGGAGGCAGACCCCCGCGAGCGCTACAAGGATGGTTCGGGACCGACGTCGGCCAAGATCGCGCCGGCGCAGCTGCAGGACGATCGCCGCCATGATCATCTGCTGCACACGGAGGAGGACTGCGACAAGGGCTGCTCTCCTTCGCTGGACGCCGACGACGATGCGGCTGAGAagggcgacgacggtgccgaggaGTGGGTGGCGGAGCCGGAACCGGGCGTGCTGATGACGCTGGCGCCGCGCCCCGACGGCACCAACCGCCTCCGGAAGGTGCGGTTCAGGGACGAGCTGTTCGACGACTGGGCGGCGCAGAGCTGGTGGGCCGACAACCACGACCGCATCGTCGAGCTCTACAGCCTTGTCAACCAGGCCGACGGCGGTGGCAACGACGACACACCTGTCACCCCATGCCAGTCCGAATCCGACGAAGAAGAACCGCTGCCGGTATGCACGCACGATTGCAGTGCACTTGATCGATCATTTGCTTGATTCGATCCGATCGACTGAATTGCAATGCTTGTGTTGTGGTGGATTTGGTTGGCACAGGATGATGCGATGGCGGCCGGCGAGCCGTCCAGCGGGAGCAGGTCGAGCGGCACGGCGGGGTCGCCGATACTGGGCCTGGTCACCGCGCCCGACACCCTCAGAGGATGCAAAACGCCACCAGCAGTGACCTCGACACCTAAAGCGGTGGCGCCGGTGGCCcaagaagacgacgaggaggaggagggcgacatCAGCGACCACCAGCAGAGGAACACGCCGTGGACGGAGTGGGTCGAGGAGTACGAGCCCGGCGTGTTCATCACCGTCCGGGCATACCCCGACCACCCCCTACAGCTCCGGCACGTCGAACTCAGCCGTGAGAAGTTCGGCGAGGTAAAGGCGAGGGTGTGGTGGCAGGAGAACAAGGACAGGCTGCGCAGCTTCTACTCCTTCTGAAGCCGGCCGCATCCATGTCTTCGGTCTGGTTACAGATAAACATAATATGCTCATAATCTGCATTGCAAGCTGAAGAAAAGGGAATAATGGAATTATAGTAGTACTCCTATGCTACTGCACTGAAAAAGGATACATACAAATACAGTACATGTTCtaattcttttttgttttgttttgcgggAAACCTAATACTTGTTCTAGACACTTGGCGAAATTGTGTCTGCGATTCCTGTAATCCTCTTCAGTTGTAGTACTTACATTAGTTCTCCCCTCCCATCGATCGACTAGTGATGTGCATACGGTTTATTTTCTTAAGGCCAGCCATGGGATAAATTCATGTCCACACTCTTGTTCGCCCAGGCTCGGAGTTTCAGACATAGTGCATAGAATTTCAGACATACATATGTTCACTGGTAAAGTGAGTCGCTGGCCTAGCTGCACGTAGCTCTGCGATGCCTATGCAAACACCCAACACATTCAGATTGCCCCGGGCGTCGCCGATAGCAACACCATCACGATCTTAGAGCATCTTCAAGGGCTATGCAACAAATGTTTATGTCCAGTTTTGCCGACACGTTCGGACGTGTTCCTGAATATTTTCACATTTATCTGCAAAATCATGGTACCCAGTACCCACTACCCAAGGGCATCTCTACTTCTCCGCCTTCGCGGATTTTAATCGAACAGTTTATATGCGCCATGGAGTTTCAACCGGAACAAGAAACCGTCGCGGCCGATGTCAGTACTGAAGACTCTGCATCACTGCATGCCACCATGGCACACCACCGTGCACGCCCAACAACACTAGGCACCGATGACCTGTCAGGAATCGAGGAACTATACCGTGGCGATTTGGTTTCAGATACCCCGAATTGATAATCCGATACAAGTTCTCTTGGATCAACTAATTCTATACCAAGCAGTCTAGGATTTTAGAGCTAGGCTACAACGACTTGGAGAATAAGAAGATGACTCGATCCACAAAATGCGCTATAAGCCTATAAAGGAAAAGTATTGTGTGTGGTAAAGAAATGGTCAGTTAACAGAAGCGAGGTGAAAGTAAGCTTCAGTTAACTGTAGCTTTAACGGTGGAGTAACAGTGGAGTCCATCGTCGCCGTGATCTCTCGATCTCTTCACACGTCAATCAAAGGTTCTCTTCCTCCTTTGAACCTTCAGATAGCTCCGTGTTGAACTCTTCGGAGAGAGTCAGTTTTGTCAGGTTCAGAACATCAGGATCCTGACAATTGCCCCTTGCTGAAGATGATCCTTTGCCCacaaggatgaggaggaggaaaccATGAGCGAATGGTTGCATTGAAGAATTCTGGGAACGTGTTCTTGATGGAATCAACATCGTCCCAGGTAGCCTCTTCGAGTGACATGTTCAGCCACTGAACCAGCTCCTGTGTAACCAATTTTTGGTGTCTAGGAACAAGTCTTGTGTCTAGTACCATGATTGGTGCCACTTTTATCTTGCCATGTGAGTCAACCAGAGGAAATCCTGGAGCTGTAACAGCCAGGACCTAAGTGTTTCCTTAACTGACTGATGTGAAAAACATCATGTATCCGTGGAGTGTCTGGTAACTGTAGTTTGTGTGTCAGTGTGCTCTAGTACTCACTTTCTGCACGATTCTGAAGGGGCCATAGAATTTTGTTGCAAGTTCCAGCCCTATTCTTATACCAAATGCCGCAATCAGTATGGTTGCATTTTTTTTGCGGTTGAGTATGGTTGCATTTTTAAATAAACCATGTCGCCAACTTCAtatgttttttttgcggggtaccgaTTTCATATGTTACGTCAGTCCCTTTCAGATTCGCACGCTTTTTCATTCTAGCTTGACATTCTAACAAATTGTGTTGTAATTGTTGATGTATGCTTTTGTTTCTTCTGAAAATTTTCTAGCCTAACTATACACTGGACCAGGAGCATATACTTCATTTATAAGAGGAGGAGGCAATCCATATAAACTGAAATGGGGTGAACTTGGTGGTTGTGTGGTAGGAGGTGTTGTTGCACCACCACTCAACAAATAACAACCATGAACACTTTTTAGGCTCAGCAAAAAACCATACTTCTCAAATAAGCCTCTATCTCTGGTTCATCCTCTCAGTCTGGCCATCTTTTTGAGGATGATGTGTGGAACTCATATTTAAAGCAACATTCAGATATTTGAAAATGGTTTGCCAAAAGTTGCTGGTGAAAGTCATGTCCCGACTAGTCACGGTTGACACTGGCATGCCATGTGATTTGAAAGTGTTGTCTATAAATGTTTGTACCACATAGACATAATTGAGGAAGACATGAATTCAAAGCATCTCAAGTCATATAGTTGCGAGGTAGTGAAAGACACCCTTTTTCAGATGTTCCCGACTAAAGCATCGGTGCCTGATGGTTATCCGGTGCATTCCTTTCAGCGACATTGGGACATTTGCGGTGCTAAAGTTTCGACGTTCTCCGAATATTTTGAGGTGAAGAAAGTCTCAAGAGCATCAATTAGACCATTCTTGTCCTAATCCCTTAGGTGAACGATCCCACATTGCTTTCTTAATTCAAGCCAATCAGTCTTTGTAAAATTTTACATAAGATTGCGTCGAAGGTTGTCTCCAATCGTCTGAAGGTTATCCTTCTTGAGATTATTTCCAAGGAGCAATCTGCTTTTGTTCCAAGCTGGCTTATCACTGACAATATTACCTCAGCTTATGAATGTCTTCATTTTATGAAGAGGAACAAAGTGAAGAGAAAGAGATTACGTGCTCTCAAATTGGATATGATGAAGGTATATGATCATGTTGAGTGAGAGTATCTTGAGGCTATTATGACCAAGTTGGGGTTTGCACCAACTTGGATATCTTTAGTCATGAGCTGGGTGAGTTCCGACAGATTCTTTGTTTTGGTTAATGGCAATAAACTTGAGGAGTTTAAGCCTTTTTGAGGAATCTGTCAGGGCCAGGGGGACCGTATTTCTCCATATGTGTTCTTAATAGCAgtggagggcctttcgtgcctcttaaaaAGTAAAAGTTAGTCATTGCACCTTAATCGTATTAAAGTTGCTCAATCAACGCCACAGGTAAGCCACTTGCGCTTTGCGGATGACAGACTTATGTTTTTCATGACCAATAGGTTTCATGGGAAGAAATGCAAAATCAAAGTTTTGGGCGGTCTAGGGCTCAGAGATATTGAATTGTTTAACCTTGCTCTATTAGCTCGCCAAGCATGGTATATCTTGTAGGACCCAACCTCTCTTAGTGCCCAGATTCTCAAGGCTCGGTGTTTTCCCTCGACAGAGTTCTTGGAATCCTAGGTGGGTATCTGTACATCACAGATATGACTGTTTATTCTTGATGGAAGAATCGGCGGTGGAAACAATACGGAAGTTTGGAGGCATAATTGACTCCCGAGGGATTATAACATGAGACCAATAGCTAGCATTTCGGATAACCCACATCGGCTGGTTAGCGAACTGATCATCCCAAATTTGGCATCATGGAATTGTGAAATGACCTTGCAACATTTCATTGCCATCAACACCGAGCTAATTCTATCTATCCTGTTGTGCACCCGTCATAGGGACAATTTCTAGTCTTGGAATTTCGAGAAGAAAGGGACATTTTTAGTACGTCGAATGCTAACGGTCACAAACACCAGCGCAAGGCATGTTTAGAGGAGGAGACTAATACTTCAAGTACTGATAGAGATTAGGGAAGTTCGAGCAAGATGTGGAAGGTGCAGGTCCCTTCAAAATTGAAAATTTTCTTATGGCCTTTGGCTCGGCATTCCCTACCCATGGATGACCTCCTACACCCTCACAACATTTCGCCAGTAAGCAATTGCGGCTTGTGCAGGCGAAAGATTCTTGGAAACACTCTTTGATGGATTGCACCATATCGTGTGTCTAGGCTCTTGCAAATCAAGACTTGGTGGAGTTGATGAAATAAACTAGTGACCAAATGCTAAATGTTGGATTTTCTTCCTGATGGATTCTCTGCCACACATAGATTTCGTGTCTGTTTTGGTCACTCTATGGGACATTTGGCTTGCGAGTAGGCCCTATATGAGCATGAATTTCAAAGTCCGCAAGCAACACACATGTTTGTTAGATCATCCAAGCCCCAAGCCCAGCATCGACCACAAGGTTCTCGGACATCAGACACTTAGATTCCTCCTACTCTTGCTATTGCTAAGATTCGAGTAGATGGATCAATCTCTAGATCATCAAATATTAGATCTTTCAGtgttatctgttggggaacgtagtaatttcaaaaaaattcctacgcacacacaggatcatggtgatgcatagcaacgagaggggagagtgttgtccacgtaccctcgtagaccgaaagcggaagcgttggcacaacgcggttgacgtagtcgtacgtcttcacgatccgaccgatcaagtaccgaatgcatggcacctccgagttcagcacacgttcagctcgatgacgtccctcgaactccaatccagccgagctttgagggagagttccgtcagcacgacggcatggtgacgatgatgatattctaccgacgcagggcttcgcctaagcactgctacgatattatcgaggtggatgttggaaatatgccctagaggcaataataaatggttattattatatttctttgttcatggtaattgtctattattcatgctataattgtattgtccggaaatcgtaatacatgtgtgaatacatagaccacaacgtgtccctagtaagcctctagttgactagctcgttgatcaacagatagtcatggtttcctgactatggacattggatgtcattgataacgggatcacatcattaggagaatgatgtgatggacaggacccaatcctaagcatagcataaaagatcgtgtagtttcgtttgctagagcttttccaatgtcaagtatcttttccttagaccatgagatcgtgcaactcccggataccgtaggagtgctttgggtgtgccaaacttcacaacgtaactgggtgactataaaggtgcactacgggtatctccgaaagtatctgttgggttggcacggatcgagactgggatttgtcactccgtatgacggagaggtatctctgggcccactcggtaatgcatcatcataatgagctcaatgtgactaaggcgttagtcacgggatcatgcattgcggtacgagtaaagagacttgccggtaaagagattgaacaaggtattgggataccgacgatcgaatctcgggcaagtaacataccgattgacaaagggaattgtatacgggattgactgaatcctcgacatcgtggttcatccgatgagatcatcgtggaacatgtgggagccaacatgggtatccagatcccgctgttggttattgaccggagaggcgtctcggtcatgtctgcatgtctcccgaacccgtagggtctacacacttaaggttcggtgacgctagggttgtagagatatgtgtatgcggaaacccgaaagttgttcggagtcccggatgagatcctggacgttacgaggagttccggaatggtccgaaggtgaagaattatatatgggaagtccagtttcggccaccgggaaagtttcgggggttaccggtattgtaccgggaccaccggaagggtcccgggggtccatcgggtggggccacctatcccggagggccccgtgggctgaagtgggaagggaaccagcccctagtgggctgggcgcccccccatgggcctccccccctgcgcctagggttgggaaccctagggtgggggggcttcccacttgccttggggggcaaggcaccccccctggccgccgccccccaccctagatgggttctggccggcgcccccccttcccagggggcctatataaagggggggggggagggagggcagcaacaagacagccttgggcgcctccctctccccctgctacacctctctctctcgtagaagctcggcgaagccctgccgacatcccgctgcatccaccaccacgccgtcgtgctgctggatctccatcaacctctccttcccccttgctggatcaagaaggaggagacgtcgctgcaccgtacgtgtgttgaacgcggaggtgccgtccgttcggcactcggtcatcggtgatttgaatcacggcgagtacgactccgtcatccacgttcattggaacgcttccgctcgcgatctacaagggtatgtagatgcactcctttccccttgttgctagtatactccatagatgcatcttggtgagcgtaggaaaattttaaaattatgctacgattcccaacagtggcatcatgagccaggcctatgcgtagttactatgcacgagtagaacacaaagcagttgtgggcgttgagtttgccaattcttcttgccgctactagtattttcttgtttcggcggcattgtaggatgaagcggcccggaccgaccttacacgtacgcttacgtgagacaggttccaccgactgacatgcactagttgcataaggtggctagcgggtgtctgtctctcctactttagtcggaacggattcgatgaaaagggtgttgggaatcgtagcataattttaaaattttcctacgttcaccaagatgcatctatggagtgtactagcaacgaggggaagggagtgcatctacgtacccttgtagatcgcgagcggaagcgttccaatgaacgtggatgacggagtcgtactcgccgtgatccaaatcaccgatgaccgagtgccgaacggacggcacctccgcgtt
This DNA window, taken from Triticum aestivum cultivar Chinese Spring chromosome 1D, IWGSC CS RefSeq v2.1, whole genome shotgun sequence, encodes the following:
- the LOC123176660 gene encoding putative protein Brevis radix-like 5, translating into MHVCFRGGAGDSRAARSIRGLAKNMKAMSLKAKAAGGVGHARRRQRREADPRERYKDGSGPTSAKIAPAQLQDDRRHDHLLHTEEDCDKGCSPSLDADDDAAEKGDDGAEEWVAEPEPGVLMTLAPRPDGTNRLRKVRFRDELFDDWAAQSWWADNHDRIVELYSLVNQADGGGNDDTPVTPCQSESDEEEPLPDDAMAAGEPSSGSRSSGTAGSPILGLVTAPDTLRGCKTPPAVTSTPKAVAPVAQEDDEEEEGDISDHQQRNTPWTEWVEEYEPGVFITVRAYPDHPLQLRHVELSREKFGEVKARVWWQENKDRLRSFYSF